Genomic DNA from Alphaproteobacteria bacterium SS10:
ACGCTAAGCCTAGACATCATTGGCCAGCGGGCCGACCTGACCATCCGCGCAGCCCTGAGCCTTGAGCCCGGGCGGATTACCGCCCTCTGTGGCCCATCTGGTGCGGGCAAAAGCAGCCTAATAGCCATGATTGCCGGGCTGCTGCGCCCTGATGACGGCTATATCGGGACGGAGGAGGAGGACTTCTTCAATGAGGAGGAATACATCCACCTACCACCCCATCGCCGTGGGCTAGGGGTCGTGTTCCAGGATGCCCGGCTGATGCCGCATCTCAATGTGGCCCGCAACATAACCTTCGGCTGGCGCCGGCGGGGCAAGCCATTACCCCCGACGGCGATGGCCGATCTTATCGACGCCCTCGATGTGAATGACCTGATGTCCCGGCGACCGCACCAACTCTCTGGTGGTGAGGCGAGGCGGGTTGCCATTGGCCGGGCCGTTGCCGCCAAGCCAATCGCCCTCCTGTTGGATGAGCCGTTTACCGGCCTAGATGAAACTCGCCGCCAGATGATCGGGGAATACCTGCTTAAAATCCGGGATGAATGGCAGCTGCCAATGCTGCTGGTCTCCCACCGGGCGGAGGATGTGGCACAGCTAAGCGACCGCACCGTCACGATGGAAAACGGCGTGGTTGGTAAGGCTGCTAATCTTGCGGAAGAGGGTGATCCCGACGACGACTAGTCTGGGGATCAGATGTAAAGCACCATGCCTTCACGGGCGGCTATGGTGCCGGGGCGCATCGCTTCCGCCGCAGAGGCAATCTCGTCCATCTGCTCGTCCGTGCGCTCGGGATCATGGTGGAAAATCACGACCTTACCCACATTGGCGGCTGTACCAACGCGGATCGCCTCTTGCCAGGTGGAGTGGCCCCAACCGACCTTTGAGGTGTACTCATCATCGGTATAGGTCGCATCATAGATCATGATGTCGGCGTCTTTGGCCAAGCCCATGACATGCTCGTCGGTCTCACCCGGCTTATGCTCGGTATCGGTGACGATGGCGACGGCCTTATCCTTGAACTCAATCCGATAGCCGGTACAGCCATTCGGGTGGTTCAGGGGTGCGGTTTGCATATTAATACCCTGGAACGGGGTCAGGGTGTCACCCTGCTCAAACCGCTTAAACTCGGTATCGGCCTGGAAGGTATCCACGCTGATCGGCAGCAGCGGATCCTGCATCATATTGGCGATCACATCGCGCAGCTTGGATGAATGGTCCAGGTGACCGGCATGCACCCGCATGGTGACCTCAGGATTAAAGGCCGGACCAAAGAACGGCAGGCCAATAATGTGGTCCAAATGTGTATGGGTCAGGAAAATATCGTAGTCGCGGCGACCATTGCCCGAGGCAATTCGGCCAAGCCGACGAATACCAGAGCCAGCATCAAAGATCAGCTGATGCTCACCGCAGGTAAGCTCAATACAGGTGGTATTGCCGCCATAACGGAGGGTTTCAGGCCCGGGGCAGGGTATAGTGCCGCGAACACCCCAAAATCGTACTGAGATATCGGACATTCGCGTTTCTCGCTTCACCGCCCGGTTGTGGGCGGGCCCATTAGCCTTCACCTAAACTTTACTCTGCCCCGGCAACCGGCCAATGTCGAGGAATTCCAATGAATTCAGGGCATAACCTGATGAAATAGTAGGCAGGGAGGCAACGGTTTATGCCGAGCTTTTCTCTGCTTTTGCAGTCTGGGTCAGTTTAGTCGGGAACCAAGCGATACCCGCCAGGTTCCGTCACCAGTAGGGCAGCGTTAGATGGGTCGGCCTCAATCTTCTGACGCAGGCGGTAAACATGGGTTTCCAACGTGTGGGTAGTGACGTTGGCGTTATAGCCCCAAACCTCACCCAATAGCGTGTCGCGCCCCACCACCTTATCGCCGGAGCGAAGCAGGAATTTCAGGATCGCAGTCTCTTTCTCAGTCAGCCGCACCTTCTGATCATTGTCGCCGCGAACCATGATCTTGTTCGCTGGTTGGAATGAGTATGGGCCGATGGTGAAGACCGCATCTTCAGTATTGGCAAACTGGCGAAGCTGAGCACGCATCCGGGCCAGCAGGACATTCAGGCGAAACGGCTTGGTGACGTAATCATTGGCGCCGGCCTCAAGGCCCAGAATGGTGTCGGCGTCGCTGTCCTGGCCGGTCAGCATGATGATCGGCGCCCGCACATCCTCACGCCGCAGAACCCGGCACAGGTCGCGGCCATCCATATCTGGCAAACCCACATCCAGCAGGATGATGTCAAAGCGGCTTTCCTTAGCGGCGGCGAGCCCATCCTTGGCATTGGCTGCCTCGATGATCTCAAACTCTTCATGCAGGGTTAGCTGCTCAGCCAGTGATTGGCGAAGATCGTCATCATCATCGACCATCAGAACTTTAAGGTTAGCAGGCATCGGTTTTCCTTATCGTTGGGTTTGCCGCCGGATGAGCACATATAGGTGATAGCGAAGCCTTAAGAGCGCCCGCAAGGCCATGCGTATTAAGAAAACGGCCATATAACACGCATATATCACGGGCATTCTATGGCTGTCGCGAACGATAGATGGTAAATCGCCCCTAAGAGCCTCAAACCCAACCCATTTCTTCGTGATCGACGAATTACCGGGAGGGTAGGGGTAAAGTGGAAGAAACACTGTGAACGCCCTGAAAAACCTACCTGCAGGCGCCAGCGCCAATGATCACGCGCCCGTGAGCGCGAAGGCAGCAGCACGCCAACAGCAGCGCGCGAGCAACGATCTGCGCCGTGGTGAGCCAGTGGTTCTGACAACCGCCAGCGGTGATGAAGCCTGGCTGATTCTGTCGATTGAGATGGCAACCGCCGAAGATTGGCGTGGCTGGCAGGCCATGCTTGGCCCCGATACCGCCCCATCCCTACTGTTGAGCGGTGAGCGGGCATCGCTGCTGGGCTTGGAACCCGTACCGAACCTCGTACCCCTGCATGACCAATCTGGGCAGAACCCAATCGAAGCCGGTGATTTGGTTGGTGTGCTTGCCAATCTTCAGCGCCAGGCTGGGCTATCGGTTGATGAAGCTGAGGCAGAGAAGGGTGATACCGCACGGGCCAGCACCGCCAGCCCGCTGCTGATATCGGCGGTTCGATTATTAAAGCGCGCCTTCCTTCTGCCGGCCGCCCTGGTTTGGCCGCTGAATGCGGATGGGCGCGCCACCCTCGACGAGGCTGGCATTCTGACCCTCGATAAGGCACCGACGGCCGATCAGTCGGCCCATCTGGTGCCGCCACTTAAGATGTCAGCTGCCCGCGTACCCCTTATGGGTGCCGAGCACAGCCTGATCTCGGTCTATCGGGACCCGGTAACCGGCCGGGATATCAATGTCATCGAGGTCGGCAGCATGAAGGATGACGGCAAGATCACGGCACCGCCGCTGGTCCGCATCCATGCCGAATGCTTTACCGGTGATCTTCTGAATTCCCTGAAATGTGATTGCGGTGACCAGCTGCGCGGCGCGATCAAACTGATGGCCCAAGGCAGTACGGATGGGGATGACGCGGGTGAAGATGAGGGCACCGGCGGCCTTATCCTCTATATGCCGCAAGAGGGCCGGGATATCGGCATGGCCAACAAGATGCGGAGCTATGCCCTACAGGACACCGGGATCGATACGGTTGATGCCAACCTGATCCTAGGCTTCGCCGTGGATGAGCGGGACTACACCAGCGCCGCCTCAATCCTGGTTGATATGGGCTACCCTGAGATCCGCCTGCTGACCAACAATCCAGACAAGGTTGCCAGCCTAGAAAACCGAGGCGTTCAGGTCACAGATCGGGTAGGCCATAAATTCCCACCCAACCCGCACAGCGCTGCCTATATGGAAACCAAGCGCAAACGGACAGGCCACGATTTGTAAGGGTTTTGGGCCCTTAACCAGATTCTGTCGGCCCTGCCAATTACCTGGCATCCTTCCTGCATACTCTACCGTCCTAGGAATCTTGATGTGCCGCGGCCAGGCTAGTGGTTTGCGGGTGGGAAGCACGGGTAGAGAAGATGAACTTTGAAACTGGTTATGCCGAGGCGTGGGCCGCCAGGCGCAACCCACACATCGAACAAGCCGCCGGCAATATGCGCCCGGCAGAGCACCAGCCTGCCGAAGAGGATATGTCGTTCTGGGACTTTCTGGACGTCATCAACCCGCTGCAGCACATCCCGATTGTGAACACCTTCTACCGGGAGATGACCGGTGACACGATCAAGCCATCCACCCAGATGGCTGGTGGCGTGTTGTTTGGTGGGCCGGTTGGCCTGGTCTCCGGCGCCTTCAATGCGATGTTTGAGCAGACCGGCGGCAATGACATGGTCGGCACACTGGTCGCCAGCCTAACCGATGACGGCAGCATCAATACCGGCGCCGAGCCCGCGATCGCGGTTGCCGAGGCCGGTGAGGGTGGCCTGGGCGGCGTCATGCTTGCCTCCAGCGTTGGGGTTGAGGGCACGATTGAGCCCGCCATCGCTACCAAAGACATTATTGCTGAAGAACTGCCGGTGATGTTGGCGAGCGCGAGCGCCACCGCCGCACCGACTTCAGCAGGTCATCACCAGATCAGCGGTACCCTTGCCAATGCTGACCCCATTGCCAATGAGGCCCTACTGGCCGTGGCCGATAGCTATGCCAGCCAGCGCAGCATGGACCAATTCTTAACCCTCGCCTCTGGTGGCATTCAATTGGCTGATCTGCCGACCAACGCGCCGAGTGCAGCAATCCCAGCCCAAGGCCAGACCCAGGCACAAGCCCGGGCAGCCGCTGACAGCCAATCACCCGCTAGCCAACCCAATGCACCGACCTTAAGCCCGCAATTGGCCAGCCTAAACCGGTTGTCAGCTGAAGAGGCATCGCCCATCCCGCTGAATGACGTGCGCCGCTATAACCGGGCGATCCCGCTTCGCTCTGGCACCAGCGGCGGGTTGATCCAACGTAATGAGATCAAGGACGCTGAGGTAGCCGCCGCCGCGAAGCAGATCGCAGCACAGCAGGCGAGCCAAGAAGCCCTAAGACAGGCAGAGATCGCGGCCCAGAATCTCTCCGCCCAAGGCACAGCGGCCAGCCAACCAACGGCAACCCTGGCCAATCAGCCAGCAGCCGCGGTACAGCAGATCGCCCCACCACAGCCATTCGCCTTCAAGGATCCATTTGGCCGCGCGGTATCTGGCGATAATTTTGGTTCCAAAATGCTGGATGGGCTGGAAAAGTATCGCGCCAGTGGCCGGCTGAGTGCGACCGGCATCTAACCCGGTAGCCAGCCAACCCCATGCAGATCACCGTTACGGTTAACAACGCGGACGACATTCATGGTCGCCTCACCGCAACCCTGGATGGCAAGATGGTGGAGGCCCCCTGCGCCATTGGGCGCGGCGGCGTGAAACCCGCCGAGGATAAGCGGGAGGGCGATGGCGCAACCCCGCTGGGCAGTTGGCCGATCCGGCGCATTTACTACCGCGCCGACCGGATTGAGCGCCCGGATACCGGCGTCCCGGTTGATGAGATTAATGACAGCATGGGCTGGTGCGATGCGCCTGACCACCCATCCTATAACCAACTGGTGGCGCTACCCTTTGATGCCTCGCATGAGCTGATGGCGCGGGATGATCACCTTTATGATCTGGTGGTTGTGTTGGGCCATAATGACGATCCGCCAGTGCCAGACATGGGCAGCGCCATCTTCTGGCATTTGAAACGGGGTGATGAAGACCCGGCCAGCTGGAAACCGACGGCCGGCTGTGTCGCCACAACATTACCCGTGCTTTATGAGCTGCTTGCCGCCTGTGATGAGACGTCGGTGATGCGCGTGGTTATGGGTTAGCCGCGCGGATCTTGATTATCAGGACCGCGGTGTCCGGGCGCCGAACAGGGCACTGCCAACCCGAATGCTGGTGGCGCCCATACGGATGGCGAGCTCGAAATCATCACTCATCCCCATGCTGAGATTGGACAGATCAAGACGCTTTGCCCAATCGGCGAGGAGGCCGAAATGCATGGCCGCCGGCTCATCAATCGGCGGGATGCACATCAAACCAACGACATTCAGCCCCAACTCTTCAACACAGAGCTTATGAAGCGCGACTAGGTCATCACCCGGCAAGACCCCGGCCTTCTGCTCTTCAGCGCCGGTATTCACCTGGACATAGCAGTCGAGCTTACGGCCCTGCTTGGCCATCTCTTCGGCGAGTTTGGTCGCAAGCTTAGGTCGGTCGACGCTCTCAACCACATCGAAGAGGGCGACCGCGTCCTTCACCTTATTGGTTTGAAGCGGCCCAACCAGATGGAGGCGAAGATCATCATGCTGTTCCCGGCGATGGGCCCAGCGGGCTTGCGCCTCTTGCACCCGGTTTTCACCAAAGACCCGAAGCCCAGCCTCAAGCGCCGCATCGATGCGATGGTCGGGTTGAACCTTTGAGACAGCAACAAGGGTTACATCGCCCATTGAGCGGCGGGCGTCTTGCGCTGCCTCCAGCATCTGATCGCGGATACTGGCGATGTTGTCGAGAACGGCCGTGCGTTCATGGGCCAGGACGTCGGGGTCCAGATTGGCTTCTTGGTCAGACATAAGCCTAGAACCGTGGCTCCCCGGATGCGTTGAGGTAATCAAACCGCTCCATCACCTCGCGGTGATCCTCAATCAGCTTGGCGGCCTGGGCGTCGCTTAGCTCATCGCGCCAGCCACCCATCTTGCCCTGGCGGAAGAACTTATCCGCCTTCTTCGACTTCTCAATAAAGCCGGATTGGGATTCCTGACCCGACAACTCCTTAAAGGAGGAGAAGCGGATCGCCCGCTCAAGCCGGTCCTGGTTCTTAGGCAGTTGCAGGAACTTCACCAGCTTGCCAAAGGCTTTAGCCGGTTGCCGGTGCATATCTTCATAACGCAGCACCACACGGTTCATACCCTCGGCATCGGCCCAGGATTTAACGTGGTCTGACCAACTGCCCAGCACGTTGAAGGCCAGCGTGTCCGTGGTGCTTAGCTGATTATCTGATGAGCCCATGGCGCTGATCGCCTGGTCGTAATCGACCCCCACATGGTGGGCATAGGAGACACAGACATCCAGCGGGTTACGGACGATATAGATGCCGCCCTCGGTGGCGCTTGGCTCAATCGTCGGGACATCATTGGTGAACCCCATCGCGGAGTGGGTCTTCACGAAAATCGTATTGGGGGAAGAGGCAGCAATTAGCTGCTGAACCGCAGGCCGTGCCTGGTTCAACTCTTCATCGGTTAGCTGATCACGCTTCTTGCGGGTGACCTGCTCATAAAACTCCAGCCGGTATTCGGCATAGGCGAAGTTGGTGAGCTTGTTAATCGCCACCGGCTGCGGCTGGTTCATGAACAAATTCGCCAAAAAGGCGCGGGTCCAGGTGTTGCCGGATTTCGGATAGGAGGCGAGCCAGAGAATGCCCATCGGTCACTGATCAATTCTGCGGTGGATATGGGCGATTGGTATAGCCGTGGGCCGTGCCCTATGGCCAGCCCCAAAAGGCTTTTAGGCCAATCGGATCAATTAGAGTTTAGACAAAAAGAAAGGGTGGCTCGTCACCGAGCCACCCCTCTTTAAACCGACAGTCTGTCGTGTCTTCTAAGATTAGAAGGACAGAGCCAGACCGGTCGTGACGTAGAAACCGTCGTTGTCGTCGCCGGTACCAACTGCTTCACCTTCGAAGTCGCTGTAACCAACGGTACCAATGACGCTGACACCTGGGCCAAGCGCATAGGAGACGGAACCAGCGAAGCTGTCGTGCTCGTCATCACCAACGATGGTGGTGTCGCCTTCAACTTCACCGTGGAAGTACGTCAGGGAGAAGCCAAGAGCGCCGGTCTCGTAAGAGATACCAACGTCATAACCTTCACCTTCAGAGCTGTTCACGCCTGCGATGGTGCCTTCGGAGATGTCGCCGTAGGAACCGCCGAGGGTGAAGCCACCAAAGCCAACGTTCAGGCCGAGGTTGAATGCTTCAAAGTCATCAACAGAAGCACCTGAAGGCAGCAGAGCGCCGTCTGGAGCTTCGGCATAGTAGAAGCCACCGGAAGCAGCAACGTCAAAGCCGCTGAAGCTGTTGACGTAGTTCAGGCCAACGGAGAAGCCGTTGGTGTATGAAGCTTGCTCAGTGGTCAGACCGTTACGATCGCCACCGGTTGGGTCGATGTCGGGCAGGTAGGACAGGCCGAACTGGAAACCCGAGAAACGAGGCGTGAAGTAAGTGATCTTCTGACCGTCGTTGTCGTTAGCCGGGGTGATGAAGGTCGAGCCATACACATTACGGAACGTGGAAGAACCGGTTGGGTTGAAAATGTGTTGGGTCTGCGAACCGGAGTTGATCGGAAGACCGACTGCTGGTGCAGC
This window encodes:
- a CDS encoding ATP-binding cassette domain-containing protein; protein product: MTLSLDIIGQRADLTIRAALSLEPGRITALCGPSGAGKSSLIAMIAGLLRPDDGYIGTEEEDFFNEEEYIHLPPHRRGLGVVFQDARLMPHLNVARNITFGWRRRGKPLPPTAMADLIDALDVNDLMSRRPHQLSGGEARRVAIGRAVAAKPIALLLDEPFTGLDETRRQMIGEYLLKIRDEWQLPMLLVSHRAEDVAQLSDRTVTMENGVVGKAANLAEEGDPDDD
- a CDS encoding MBL fold metallo-hydrolase gives rise to the protein MSDISVRFWGVRGTIPCPGPETLRYGGNTTCIELTCGEHQLIFDAGSGIRRLGRIASGNGRRDYDIFLTHTHLDHIIGLPFFGPAFNPEVTMRVHAGHLDHSSKLRDVIANMMQDPLLPISVDTFQADTEFKRFEQGDTLTPFQGINMQTAPLNHPNGCTGYRIEFKDKAVAIVTDTEHKPGETDEHVMGLAKDADIMIYDATYTDDEYTSKVGWGHSTWQEAIRVGTAANVGKVVIFHHDPERTDEQMDEIASAAEAMRPGTIAAREGMVLYI
- a CDS encoding response regulator transcription factor, with the protein product MPANLKVLMVDDDDDLRQSLAEQLTLHEEFEIIEAANAKDGLAAAKESRFDIILLDVGLPDMDGRDLCRVLRREDVRAPIIMLTGQDSDADTILGLEAGANDYVTKPFRLNVLLARMRAQLRQFANTEDAVFTIGPYSFQPANKIMVRGDNDQKVRLTEKETAILKFLLRSGDKVVGRDTLLGEVWGYNANVTTHTLETHVYRLRQKIEADPSNAALLVTEPGGYRLVPD
- the ribA gene encoding GTP cyclohydrolase II RibA, whose protein sequence is MNALKNLPAGASANDHAPVSAKAAARQQQRASNDLRRGEPVVLTTASGDEAWLILSIEMATAEDWRGWQAMLGPDTAPSLLLSGERASLLGLEPVPNLVPLHDQSGQNPIEAGDLVGVLANLQRQAGLSVDEAEAEKGDTARASTASPLLISAVRLLKRAFLLPAALVWPLNADGRATLDEAGILTLDKAPTADQSAHLVPPLKMSAARVPLMGAEHSLISVYRDPVTGRDINVIEVGSMKDDGKITAPPLVRIHAECFTGDLLNSLKCDCGDQLRGAIKLMAQGSTDGDDAGEDEGTGGLILYMPQEGRDIGMANKMRSYALQDTGIDTVDANLILGFAVDERDYTSAASILVDMGYPEIRLLTNNPDKVASLENRGVQVTDRVGHKFPPNPHSAAYMETKRKRTGHDL
- a CDS encoding L,D-transpeptidase family protein; its protein translation is MQITVTVNNADDIHGRLTATLDGKMVEAPCAIGRGGVKPAEDKREGDGATPLGSWPIRRIYYRADRIERPDTGVPVDEINDSMGWCDAPDHPSYNQLVALPFDASHELMARDDHLYDLVVVLGHNDDPPVPDMGSAIFWHLKRGDEDPASWKPTAGCVATTLPVLYELLAACDETSVMRVVMG
- a CDS encoding YggS family pyridoxal phosphate-dependent enzyme; protein product: MSDQEANLDPDVLAHERTAVLDNIASIRDQMLEAAQDARRSMGDVTLVAVSKVQPDHRIDAALEAGLRVFGENRVQEAQARWAHRREQHDDLRLHLVGPLQTNKVKDAVALFDVVESVDRPKLATKLAEEMAKQGRKLDCYVQVNTGAEEQKAGVLPGDDLVALHKLCVEELGLNVVGLMCIPPIDEPAAMHFGLLADWAKRLDLSNLSMGMSDDFELAIRMGATSIRVGSALFGARTPRS
- a CDS encoding sulfotransferase domain-containing protein, which encodes MGILWLASYPKSGNTWTRAFLANLFMNQPQPVAINKLTNFAYAEYRLEFYEQVTRKKRDQLTDEELNQARPAVQQLIAASSPNTIFVKTHSAMGFTNDVPTIEPSATEGGIYIVRNPLDVCVSYAHHVGVDYDQAISAMGSSDNQLSTTDTLAFNVLGSWSDHVKSWADAEGMNRVVLRYEDMHRQPAKAFGKLVKFLQLPKNQDRLERAIRFSSFKELSGQESQSGFIEKSKKADKFFRQGKMGGWRDELSDAQAAKLIEDHREVMERFDYLNASGEPRF
- a CDS encoding porin, producing the protein MKKALLLGTSAIVAAGMFAGTAQAADPIEIRVGGFMNQWFGYQDNDDPAGTDTQDFEQWSNSEIIFNGKTTLDNGLEVGVQVQLEANTSGDQIDESFAFVEGSFGRFVIGSENDAAYLMHYAAPAVGLPINSGSQTQHIFNPTGSSTFRNVYGSTFITPANDNDGQKITYFTPRFSGFQFGLSYLPDIDPTGGDRNGLTTEQASYTNGFSVGLNYVNSFSGFDVAASGGFYYAEAPDGALLPSGASVDDFEAFNLGLNVGFGGFTLGGSYGDISEGTIAGVNSSEGEGYDVGISYETGALGFSLTYFHGEVEGDTTIVGDDEHDSFAGSVSYALGPGVSVIGTVGYSDFEGEAVGTGDDNDGFYVTTGLALSF